In Quercus robur chromosome 10, dhQueRobu3.1, whole genome shotgun sequence, a genomic segment contains:
- the LOC126702661 gene encoding peptidyl-prolyl cis-trans isomerase FKBP16-3, chloroplastic yields MASLLLPLGSAFGKGLFANNQGISSDRVRALVVRCSNSDHKAEASRASEWRDEFNVIKRRDLMGLVFGFSSLFIDSFDAKGAGLPPEQKPRLCDDTCEKELENVPMVTTESGLQYKDIKVGEGPSPPVGFQVAANYVAMVPSGQIFDSSLEKGLPYIFRVGSGQVIKGLDEGILSMKIGGKRRLYIPGSLAFPKGLTSAPGRPRVSANSPVVFDVSLEYIPGLELEEE; encoded by the exons GTTCTGCTTTTGGCAAAGGTCTGTTTGCCAACAATCAAGGCATTTCCAGTGACAGGGTTCGAGCTCTAGTTGTACGATGCTCAAATTCTGACCATAAAGCTGAAGCTTCAAGGGCAAGTGAATGGAGAGATGAATTCAATGTAATTAAGCGTAGGGATCTAATGGGATTGGTTTTTGGCTTTTCAAGCCTCTTTATAGATTCATTTGATGCCAAGGGAGCTGGCTTGCCCCCAGAGCAGAAGCCAAGACTATGTGATGATACTTGCGAGAAAGAGCTTGAAAAT GTGCCCATGGTAACTACAGAGTCTGGTTTGCAATATAAGGATATTAAAGTTGGTGAAGGCCCTAGTCCACCAGTTGGATTTCAG GTGGCGGCTAATTATGTTGCCATGGTTCCATCAGGACAAATATTTGACAG TTCATTGGAGAAAGGTCTGCCTTACATTTTTCGTGTTGGCTCTGGTCAG GTGATCAAGGGACTTGATGAAGGGATCCTGAGCATGAAAATAGGAGGGAAGCGTCGACTCTACATCCCAGGATCA TTGGCATTCCCGAAAGGTCTCACTTCAGCTCCAGGAAGGCCAAGAGTGTCTGCAAATAGTCCAGTTGTTTTCGACGTAAGTTTGGAATACATACCAGGCCTAGAATTGGAGGAAGAGTAA
- the LOC126702915 gene encoding uncharacterized protein LOC126702915, producing MGISASKRVGTSLSNSSEFDSACVSAYTHCLTMTQHAFPGVFPYQLATASDHIHRTLSTLRPHPLIVKWVPSPPTRSQVDSAFRAVTRSSSKAQEDESTLVIGSTPFKKWAVELFANAVVLNAGKALMCRVPIGIAGIAGIGAVTRSGKDLVGTAIGVYALGVATAVFFSLSG from the coding sequence atgggcaTATCAGCTTCGAAGCGAGTTGGTACCTCACTCTCCAACTCGTCCGAGTTCGACTCAGCTTGCGTCTCAGCTTACACCCACTGCCTCACCATGACTCAGCACGCTTTCCCAGGAGTCTTCCCCTACCAACTCGCCACCGCCTCCGACCACATCCACCGCACGCTCTCCACCCTCCGGCCCCACCCTCTTATCGTCAAGTGGGTCCCATCACCCCCGACTCGGTCCCAGGTCGACTCAGCTTTCCGAGCCGTGACTCGCTCTTCGTCGAAAGCCCAGGAGGACGAGTCCACCCTCGTTATTGGGTCGACCCCGTTCAAGAAATGGGCCGTGGAGCTGTTTGCTAACGCTGTGGTGTTGAACGCTGGGAAAGCGTTGATGTGCCGAGTTCCGATTGGAATCGCTGGGATCGCTGGAATCGGGGCCGTGACTCGGTCTGGGAAGGACCTGGTGGGGACCGCGATTGGGGTCTACGCGCTTGGCGTTGCGACTGCGGTTTTTTTTAGTTTGTCAGGCTAG
- the LOC126703642 gene encoding pentatricopeptide repeat-containing protein At1g62350-like, whose translation MKMKTSVMGSLEFQFPQLGFLQNLSKPHPRCSSMVTCGLRGGPRKPLWRKSVLSSETIQVVHSLKLAKSSTSRLQQVFSGRLSRLLKADLLDTLAELHRQNELDLALKVFQFVRKEEWYQPDLPLYCDMILLLGKNKLIDMAEEFFSELKKEGLQPNTRAFAEMIGAYIRVDMIEKAMETYELMKASGCAPDRLTFMILIRNLEKAGKEELAAMVKKECVEYVDSPERFLEEVEQHQKRKSFNLA comes from the exons ATGAAAATGAAAACCAGTGTAATGGGCTCTCTGGAATTCCAATTCCCTCAACTGGGTTTTCTCCAAAACCTCTCCAAACCCCACCCACGATGCTCTTCCATGGTCACCTGTGGGCTTAGAGGCGGACCCAGAAAGCCTCTGTGGAGGAAAAGTGTTTTATCATCAGAAACCATTCAAGTAGTCCATTCCTTGAAGCTAGCCAAGTCATCCACTTCCAGATTACAACAGGTTTTTAGTGGCAGACTCAGCAGGCTCTTGAAGGCAGACTTGTTGGACACTTTGGCTGAACTCCATAGACAAAATGAGTTGGACTTAGCCCTCAAG GTCTTCCAATTTGTGCGCAAGGAAGAGTGGTATCAACCGGATCTGCCCTTGTACTGTGACATGATTCTATTGTTGGGAAAGAACAAATTGATTGACATGGCTGAAGAGTTCTTTTCTGAACTAAAGAAAGAAGGCTTACAACCCAACACAAGGGCTTTTGCTGAGATGATTGGGGCATATATACGAGTGGATATGATAGAAAAGGCAATGGAGACATATGAATTGATGAAGGCATCAGGTTGTGCCCCAGATAGATTGACATTTATGATATTGATAAGGAACCTTGAGAAGGCAGGAAAAGAAGAACTTGCAGCAATGGTAAAGAAGGAATGTGTTGAATATGTTGATTCACCTGAGAGATTCCTGGAAGAAGTTGAACAGCAT CAAAAGAGGAAATCGTTCAATCTTGCGTGA